The segment TCATGGTCCGTGCCGTGCCGCCCAGCGAACCCACTAATGAGCCAGCGGACCGGATGGTTCCAGAGTCTCCGGACCCCACCCGCACCATCGTCCCCTGGTCGACCTCGTCCTCATCCTGAAACACAGGCAGAAAGCCAAGTCTCCTTTCAAGAGGATTGATTGTTTATATCTGGGAAAGTTGACACAACCTCTCCTGCCTTCATTCATAATTTCATGACTCCTCGTGTCTTTACCGAATTGTCGTCATCTTCTGCGTCCAGTTCTCTctgctccgcctcctcctgtctcttcaGTTTGATCTCCATGGCGTCTGTGATCAGGGCTCTGAGGATGGAGCTGGGCTTGGCCGTCTTGATAAACAGATGCtgaaggaggggagagaaaggaCTGATGAGAAGAGGTATGATCCTAcatgttttccattttccttACCAGCAAATACAATCACACTCATATGAGCAATTCAATTTGAACGGCTCTTacatgagctgttttcagacatcaacTCTGGAACGTGTCTGTAAAATAGtgtctggagtttgtgtttcacatatgaaggacgcagcaggaggtcagactccttcacaacaacaggagcatGTGGGgaacatgacgtataaactctgctgcggaaagctcagtgttgttgtttaaagCAAATCCACACTGGTGTCGACTTTTATCACCAGAAGCTCTTGAAAAGTCAAATTAAGATTATTATGTGTTCAGTCATGTAAAAGGTTTATATTTGATCTAAATGTATCATCTGTATCTGATCAATCATTTCCTTACAAATGCTACTTCATGTACTATTAGCAAAAATAATTCAGCAGTGACATAGAGTTACCTGTAACAGCTGAGTGGCAGTCGCCCTGTTTTCTGGGTTTTTCACCAAACACTGGCCAACAAAGTCTTGAAATGCCGGCGACCACAGATCCGGGTTCCGAAACGTTGGAGGAGGGTTGGTGGGAATCATGAAGATGGCCTGGAGGAGGAAATATAATTCAGTacacacaaactgaattcaTTAAACACTTTTTCATTCAATCGTTAAACCTGATATTCACTCTTTTTCAGTCGTTCCatcgtcggggggggggggggggggtgaacctCTCaacagcttaaaaaaaacactttcttttgACCTCTCacctttaaacacaaacacagacaaaagacaCACTCGCTCACCCTCATTGGGTGTATGTCAGCGTAGGGCGGCTTCCCCTCAGCCATCTCTATCGCTGTGATCCCCAGAGACCAAATGTCAGCCACGCAGTTGTAGCCGATCTCCTGTATAACTTCTGGAGCCATCCAGAACGGCGTGCCAATGACCGTGTTCCTCTTCGCCATGGTGTCCTGAGGAGAGCGCAGCGGAGACGTGACAGCTCAATATGCAGTTTGATGAAAAAACCCTGCACGACTTCCAGAAGCTATTGAGCCTTAATGGTGAGATCCTACTTCCTACTGGAGTATTAGTCAAATATGAACACTGGGTAATGTGTGGAATTGATTGAGATAATTGTCAATTCATTCTCTATTGAATTGCTCATGTCTGTCTTTAAGTAAAACAGGTCAAATCTAACAGAACACTTTGGTGTACGGTACCTGTTTATATTTCCCATTAACAAAGTCGCCAAAAATAGTAATTAAGTTTTctaataaacagaaaacctcATCCTCGTGCAACcctcctgtgccactgcactctGTTCATGTACTTCCTCGTGTACCCATCATATTCTATCTCTTTATTTGATCCTTGTTTTCTTACTGTGAGTTGTCCGGCAACACCGAAGTCGGCCAGTTTGGCCTGACCCTCCGTGTTCAGCAGGATGTTTCCTGCTTTAATGTCTCTGTGGATCTTTTTCATGAAGTGAAGATACTCCAAACCCTTCAGAGTCGACTGCAGGATGGTGGCTATCTCTTCTTCTGTTATctacacgtgcacacgcacagaaCGGAAAAGACATCAGCCAAAACAATCGTTGTGTCTTTATGCTGCTACATAAAGAAATtatgtaaactgtgtgtgtgtctttgagtaTTACATTACCGTCTTGTTGCGTACTCTAATGATATCAGAAACTGATCCGGCTCCACAGTATTCCATGACGATCCACAGGTCACTGTTCTTGAAGTAGCTGCCATAGTAACGCACTACATGtggactgaacacacacacacacacacacacacacacacacacacacacacacacacacacacacacacacacacacacacacacacacacacacacacacacacacacacacacacacacacacacacagttttagttAGTTAAAAGCATCCTGCCTTcctgaaaatgaaacaacagtCATAGTTTGGTACAAAGTGACAAGGTAAGACCTACGaaaacttttattattattattacaaatgaCTGTGTGATAGTAAATCTTTCATAAACAAATGGCGCTCCTGCCGTTTCCCCTCACAAGTTTCGTGACCGCAGTCTTTTGGTCGGGAGGAGCGGAGGGTctcaaaaaacaaacctgataACAGACAGTTTGAGATTCTTGTTTCCACAGAAGTTCAAACCATTAACAGCTCATTCTGGACAAAAATAGATAAACACGGCGAGTTTGAAGCTGCCTGAATTACACATTATCAAACATATACTAAAGTCATATAATTTGAAAACTAAAGAATATACAAGAACCCAAATCTTTAGCAGCAAAAGCATCATGTAAGATTAAGGAAATCTATAATTCACAATAGTACCTGTTACACTGCTGCATGATGGATATTTCCTTAATTATCTCCTGAAGATCAGACTCCACAGGAACCTGTTTGATGGCTACCATCTCCCCCGTCTCTTTGTAATTGGCTTTGAACACGCAGCCGTAggacctgcagagacacagatgtttcaggtgtttcaggTGTTCCCTGTGAGTGAGGACGTGACCAACCAAAACTGCTCAGGAGTCAAAAGTATAACTGTGAgatcaaatgtgtgtttttgtcacacaGCAGCTGTAAATAGCTGAATTTTAATCAGATTTTCTGTAATTtcacaaaagcaacacaaatcaaatgaGATATTCAGCCACGTGTTCACATAGACGACAAGATGTGTGGGGAACATCATTTTGGTGTCAGGTgtcattatttcctgtttggTTTTGGTCATTTTCACACATCTGTTTTTTATCTGACCTGCTTGAATCaataaaaaggcagaaaacagTGTGAACAACTTCAAACACAACTGGTGTGTAGTTTAGTCACATTAAACGCCAGTGGTGGCTGATGATTGTGTTACACTCCAGATTacatgaacaaacaaaaagtaagaaacacacacacagtgtcaatCAGCGGCTCAGAACAGGAAGTGTGTTGAGACACAGGAAATGAAGAGGCAATGTTTATGTTGATGGTAGGGGGGGAGGAGCTTCATGTCAACAACGAGGAGGAAGATagggcagagagagatggagggggcGATAGAGaatgagtggaggagagaaaatggaaagaaaagttGATTCAAAATGACAAAGATCCGCAGACTGAGGTGTGGAAACACGTCTGTCAGGACAGCGTGGTGTTTCTGTGACGTCTCTGAGCGACGACTCACCCTTCACCCAGCTTCTCCAGCATATCGAACACGTCCTCCGGCTGCTTGGTGAGACTGTCCTCGCTCAGCTTCTTCAGCTGcctgcagagacagagcgacagagacgTGAAGCAGCAAACAAGACGCTGTCAACGTGAAACTGAAACCTTTTCACGTAGATATTTCAGGGTAGGGCTTCAAATAATGATTACTTGAAGGTACCGATACATCAGGAGAATGAAAGGGGAGGGAGTGTGGGAGGCGTCCAACGCTTGGAAACCTATTTGGAAACCCCCTCTGCTGAAAGTCCAGCTAACCGAGCTCGTTTCTTTAGTTTGAGTAAAGCCCAAATTTGAGACAGACGAACACACTGGGGCTCAGTCCCAGAACATATGGAAATAAATACCAATGTAtttaaagagacacaaagagtAAGATCAGCGCTTGTTTCAACCAACGGTGACACATTCATCTCTCGATTTAACTTCACAGCACAAAACCCACAAATAATCACTttataaaaaggtaaaaagcCCAAACTTTAAACCTCCCAAACGTTCTGTCAAAGTCTGAATTTCATCTCAATCTCTTTCCTcatcaccttttcttttttaactaaATTTCATCATTGCAGAATTAGGCagaaaacaatcacattttatgtCTATATAGAACTATAATATCCCGTTTGACTGGAGAACAGCAAGTCGCTGAAAACACACCACGAGTGACATTCATTTGTGAATCCCCCTGGTTTTCGTCCAACAGGTTTTCAAACATCCCCATTGACTCATAGTGTTGAGTGCACAGATGGACCAGTGACTAATAACTCTCTTCACGAATTAGAAAGCGACAGAAACAGTTTATGTGTCGCGGCCTATttacactgatgtgtttttgtattttttaaagacacATCTGAGAATAGAAACAGTCCAGATATTAATAAGGATTTGATCAGTCAGTAACACCAACAGCTATTTTCTATTAGTTTCTATAATCAGACTGTGTGGATCTAATACAATCAGAAGCAGAATATTAAAATCATTCTTTTGGGTGAACTGTGGCTCtccaccttttctctctctctctctctcctgacgTGAGCAGCACAAAAACAAGTCTCTGATGTCTGATaactcaaaagacaaaaatagtCCGGAACAAAAATAGACTCAGAAATGTCCTGGATGCAGCCGGCGACAAACCGATCAGGATGATTACAGGAAGACGGGAGGAAATAGCAAAGTTAGATATCAAAGGCATGAGGCCAAACTGCTCCAGTCTGATTTCTGTTCTGTGTTACAAAGACTTTTGAGTGAATGTGTCGAGGctttcatttaatatttcatttaacCCAATGGTGTTAAGAAGACCTTCTGTCGCTGAACCAGCTTGACCTCTTCACAGTCCTATAGTGGTTAATGCTGATGTCCTCATCCGTTACTGGTATTGTTGTCTAATGTGCATGTGTACTGTTTGTTAggtgttgctgttgtgtgtgtcacGGGACGTGGTTTGTAGAGGTGAGTGTGGAAGTAAAATGTTGTGTAGACGTGAtcacggacagacagacactgacgCAACACTTGTAAAAACCTCAGCGACGCCATGTGGTCAAACTGTAATGAGTCTTCTCGTATGTCTGCTGATAAAAGACCTGATTTGTCAGTGAGTCTGtgactttctttctttaaccCCCCCGGACTGGTTTTTAAACTCTGCGCGGCCACCAGCCAAACTGCCCAGTGCTTCCACTTCAAGCCACAAGCCACAGGAGACAGTTAAATAAGCACTGAACCGATGATCTACTGTAACAGCCCATAATCTGCTTTTCAAGAAGCCTCTGTGAACTTTTGCAAATGTATGTGTGCATATCTGCAGTGGCTTAAAGTACAGAACACGCCAAATATTTACACTGCTATATTTAAAATGCCCCATGCTTTCCCTCAgctcttgttttcttatttttcaagTTTCCACGTCTATTTTTGAAAGGAACGCAGTCACAGTTCAACCGACCTGCCTCCTACATTCAGAAACAACTACTGCTTATTGTGTTGTTCTTCTACGACTAGTGAACCAGCAACAGACTTATCATATTGAATAGAAGAATATCACTATTGGAGCttaaacctccaccaaggcccaaagGTTACATTCAGTCAAGCTGCGtcaaagtgcacacacaacacacaacacaacaaagacaacacagaAGTTATCGACCGATATATTTCTATGCTGGTGATGCTGGATAAAACATGCTGTGCctgttcatttaaaacaactacTGGTTATTATTGGGCATTTAATATCTAAATTAAGAGGAGTAAACTAATAttgaaacaaaatgtattaaaaactAATACAGGCACCGAGGAGCCTCTCAGATGAAACATGAAGGTTTTAGCggaggaaacactgaaaacgTCCGTCTTACGTCAGTTGAATGAGGAAACAGTGGACGAGTGAATGGACACGATAACaagtgagctgtgtgtgtaaCGAGCATCCTCCTGATAAGTGGATAGAAAAGGAACAAGTCAGTTCCTACTgtcaaacatgacacacacgcacgcattTTTATAAGCACAACTTTTACTCCACTCTACTCTTGAATGTCTATTTGCAGATgttgtatttacaacattgtaCTTAAAACAACCAGAAGCCAAACTGTGACATACAACTGAAAAGCTGAAAACTACATCCGGCAGAGTTGAACCTTTTTCCGTGTTATCAACCAAAGCATCAGTCAAAGTTTCTGCCACAAAACCAGCTCTGTGGTGACGGACGCCTTTGGCGCCTGTCGGCAGAGGAACAACCCACCACACATTCAACTGATGCACATGAATGACTGCGTCTGATTCCACACTGAGCCGATGTGCTCCGACTTACCGGAGATCAACAAGTGGAGTTAATGCATTAAACTGGATCAGCGCGGATTTGAAAGTGACAAATCCTGAGGTTTGACACAACAGATCAACACAGGCTCAAGCTCAATGTTATAGattttgttttatctgttcTTATCTATTTCAGTCCCAGAAACCAGTAAGAAGCAGTTTCATTATAATAAAGGGCTGATTAACCctatttacaatataaaatgtaagaaaatacattttatattttcccaGAATTCAAATTAACATCCTCGATCGCTACAATTCCAAAGATGTTTCAGTGAACATTGATGTTTTGGGACCAGCTGCTGTTGGAAAAGCTTAAAAAAGGGACTGAAAttatcatttaaattcaaaaacagCTAATTACAGTGTCCTTTGCTGTTTTTTAACACTAGCCTCCAGTTGTGCATCTACAGGAGTTGTAGTTgttattaaatatgttattcTACATAAATTTTGTTTATAATATACCGCCAGGAATCCCCAGGAAAAGTCCCTTCAACTCAAATCCTCCTTACTCTGCTTACAtatgttctgtctgtgtttcattcAAACACGTTCACTGGAGGTTTTAAACATGTGGAACAGATTTAAGTGTTAAATGTCATTAGTtatattcacaaacacatgagtAAACTATATTATAATCCGTTCACTGGAGGTTTTAAACACGGTGAACAGTCCTCACCTGACGTTATGAACGTGTCTTTACTCTGACTACATGTTGTGTACCTGTGAAAACCCTGTGAACGTGTACTTCATCCTCTTCAGGACTCAGGGGAGATGTATTGTAACGAGCGGGAATCGAACCGAGTCCCGAGGCAGCAGAGGAACGAACCACCGGGAACTGAGCAGAAGCAGCGAAGAAATACAAAGAAGTAAAGACAAAAGGAGGAGTGAGGAGCTCGCTCCGTCCGGGCTGGGGCTCTTTACCTCCGGGGGTGATTCCTCATCTGCACCTTGTTCTCCATGGTTCCTCCGGGTTCCTCCGGGTTCCTCTGCTTTCTGCTCGAACTTCAGACTCACGGAGCAGCtgtgctaatgctaacagcGGCAGCTAGCAGCGGGTTCGGccgctcacacactcactgccGCGGGTTCAGAGACACAGCAGGTCCGCTCATGACGCCCCGACACTCGGTTCAGTCGGTGAACACACTCCGGTCCGCTGCCCGGTGCTGCCCGGTGCTGCCCGCCCGGTTCATCCTGCTCTTCTTCCGCTCGACTCGGTGACACTCGGTGAGACTGCGCCGCCACATCCAGAGGAAGACACAACccggaagagaagaggaagcggGGCGGCGCACACAAAGCCTGCAGTACGAGTCAGCGGCGAGAGGGGGCGCTGCACACACGGGCCCGCTTACATTTAGTGAgaataaagtaatttaatcagaataaagtcagaatattactgaaataaagtaatttaatcagaataaagtcataatattactgaaataaagtaatttaatcaGAATAAAGTCAGGATATTActgaaataaagtaatttaatcaGAATAAAGTCAGGATATTActgaaataaagtaatttactcagaataaagtcatattactgaaataaagtaatttacTCAGAATAAAGTCAGGATATTActgaaataaagtaatttaatcagaataaagtcatattactactgaaataaagtaatttaatcagaataaagtcataatattactgaaataaagtaatttaatcagaataaagtcataatattactgaaataaagtaatttaatcagaataaagtcatattactactgaaataaagtaatttgctcaaaataaagtcatattactgaaataaagtaatttaatcagaataaagtcatattaCTACTGAAATGGTaaatggcttcactttcagggagcTGTCACAtggttcatctttatatacagtctaaggtCCAGTGTCCAGGATTTAGTTCGATctatgtgtaaaataataatcataattgtGTTTATTAGCACCTCGTCACATTTAATGAGATGAGAATGAGCCCTTTGTATCTACACTTCAGATAAGTAGTAAATAATCAATTGTCAATATTAGTTATAGCACATAAGTCACAGTTTCAGTAATACTGGATTGcaggttatttaaaaaaacgtatAATAGAAACTTTATAAAAGCACGAGACAATGACCAGAGAACTTTTACATTAATAGAATAGTTTATTGAgaggaacaaaagagaaaagcgAAGTTCACATCTGATCAGTAAATTACATCAAAGAGAAGGAACTTCATCCTCGGACCAGGAACCAATGACGGGGAACTAGAgctggaagaagaaaacataacgCCACAATTATAAATTGTTCTTAATGTTTTTGGAACGACCTGTGGTTTATCcaatattatgtttttgtaatGTCGCATAAGTGAgaatatttaatgtaaaaaacagtTGAAGTTTGAAAGGACTCACAGTGGTTTCACTCTCCTGAGGGCCGCACACTCTCGAAGATGCCAGCCTCCCTCATGGCGTTGAACTCCTTGACTGAGTCGTAATTTTTGTAGAAATCAGCGTAGGCCTGTTTCCTGGGCTCTGTCACTGTGTACTgcaagacaaaaagaaaagaaacattttatccACAGCTTCAatcaaaacatataaataaattgaaatagttgaaaatgtcagaatcGAGTTTCAGTGATTGATTTTGAAGGAtgtggccgtgtgtgtgtgtgtgtgtgtgtgtgtgctgtgctgtgctgtgctgcgCTCACCTTGAACAGTATCGCAGCCCCCATAGCCAGCGCGAAAGAGATGGGCAGGTGAAACTTCAGACGCTTTGACAGCATCCCCCTCATCAAAGGCTTTGGCAGAGACATGGTGGATCAcctgcagagaagaggaggcacCGGTCAAACTCTAAAATCAGATCTGATTGGTGAAGACATGAACGCACAGTCCCAGCATCATGTCTTCTCTTACTGCATGAGGAAGGGATGCACTGGGATCAGGTGACATTACGATACTGACTCAAATAACTGGATCATGGATCTGTTCATTCAGTTCAGTTATGTggtgttctgtttgtgtgtgtctaatacataataataataaccatttGTAAggcacttatctaaacaaagGAGCAGTGGGATGGAGCTGAAAGCAATCACTCTCATCTTGTAATTCTACGGCCGCTTGCATCATCTACAAATCCAATGTCTACAGTGACCTTTGGCATCAAGGACACTTGGAAgtcaaaaatgtttaataaagcTCCGAGTGGTTTCAAGCTAAATCTGATAAATATTCTGGtatttaaaatgtctgctgaacatttttttttacatcttccATTTTATTTGACTCTATTTTAATTTTTACATGTCCTTTGTGCTTTCATGTCCTTGTTGCCATGGAACAAACTGTGAGTCGTGTTTTAAAGAGTCTTAAGCTTGCGGGATAATCCAGTCCAGTTTGACGGGTCTATGTGAAGTGGTTTTAGATCTGGATCTGGTCCGAAGTGGTTTACGTGAGTGTGATAAGCTTCAATGagcaaaacacatttaacaaagTGGATTTCAAACATTGACGAGACTTTAAGTGAAATGTCTGACACCATTTAGACAGAAACCGAGAACAGGTTCAGCATCACACGTTCAGTTTGTCCTTCACTGCTGAATCTGAGTcactttattaataatataataataataaagaaaatgtcaacgAGTAGTTTGCACATTTGTTGATTTGGTCCAGATGACGTCTTTCCTATTTAATATTACTATAGTTTCAGTTAGCTGAACGCAGCTCAGCACAgatcatatacacacacacacacacacacacacacacacacacacacacacacacacgttaactTCAGCAGGAGCTGTTAAATATAATGTCAATATAACGAtattaaacaatatataaaacacaagcaGTCCACCAGCTGAGCTGCAGGGTCAAATCCGCGTGATGTCACTGGGACATGTCCGGCCTCGACTGTCTGTGTTCACTTTGACTCGACACCGGTATTAGAGCTGAAACACGTTAACACGTTAACAGACAAATCTAACGTTAAACTGTCACTGCGTCCCGCGAGGTGTCGGGAGAAGGACAGCACGAGATAACGTTGGCTAGCTCGGGGAAGCTAAGTGCTAACGAGCCGCAGACGTCCGAGGAAAGAGGCTGGAATTAAAGACACGGGTCAGATCCCGGTGCCAGGGTCCAGTTAGTGAGTCAAAGGGTTACACCGTGGACCCAGGAGAGGGTCTGAACCGGTTCGGGTGCAGGAATACTCACAGGTTGGACTCACGACCTTCACTTAAACCGCTAACACACCGATTCTCTACCGGAAGAGCTGCTACTGGAGCCGCAGAGGGACAAAGCACCGGAGAACGCGAAGCGGGGCGAGTTGAGGACATGGGGGAGGAGGACAGGATTCAAACTCtatatattcacattaatatatatatatatatatatatatatatatataagtataaaacacaagtccaatatatataaagtaaatcTACCATATATCTAATCTGATAACCCGGATATAAAACAAGAACAACGAAGATAAACTATTTAAAGTTGATATGATCGaacgtgtaacgtcaaaaatTGGCGACTTCTTGTTGCGTTTttccataacgctccgccaTAACGTTTTTTTTGTAGGCTagtatatataagtatatatatactcatataagtatatatataccAGTTGCACAAAAAAGccgtactgttgttgtactgttcctagaaaaaaaaaaaaagatataaaaaaagatatactatataatatatataatatatatatatatatatttatatatatatacaattataGTAATTGATAATTCATAGATTGATTGCTCCTTCAGTTCCCACTTTTGTCCACAAGGTGGCAGTATTATACTGCTCAGCTTGAGCTAATGTTGTGATCTGAccagaatattattattatgatgatgatgatgattattatgatgattattataacCATAATTACCATTATTTATATCTTCTATCACTCTATcactctatctatctatctatctatctatctatctatctatcttcctAAATTGTTATGATGTTTTTGAGAAaagattaattaattttttattaattttacattcatatatgtatatttgtcttCGTTTCCAATATGTCATAACCTTGAAAGTTGgaaaatggcgggcttcctgttgcgttgcTCAAATTGCACCTCTAGACtttttgtctggtcatgatacacccGGGCTACGATTTctgtgaagatcggtgaaagctaacaGGGGCTTTTCCTTAaatggcgctgttgagccattttgccacgcccatttcaaattactctagaatacaattactttttggggttttgaatttcctgcaaactttggtatgAATTTGAACGTCTAggcctgaaaaagccccaaaagggaaatacaaatccttcgaaatacaatagggcctcccaccggaggtgctcgggccctaataaacagaaacatatgATTGTTATATACAAGTAAGTAGGAGGCgaaaacatatacacacataaagCAACTTCAAATTGGCAACACACATATTTGTCTGTATACAAATCAAACAGGAAACGATGAGTGACGGTGTGGAGGGGGTGTAAGGATCCTGGAATGAATACTGAGTAACTTTAAGTGCTTAGAGTAGGTAAATAAACACCTTATATTTATgcttatatttttttacaatgtgaAATTGCTCAGCTCTGATCCAGGACCATCATATAATGCCCTGGACTGGATAAAGGTTATAAGAAGTCccttgagacacacacacacacacacacacacacacacacacacacacacacacacacacacacacacacacacacacacacacacacacacacacacacacacaattgatATCATGCTGCACTTCGTCCCCTGCAGACCAAACAACTTGTAGTTACACAGTCTGACCACAAGAGAGAACCAGAACAACACTGAACTGTCTCCTTCAGAGGTTTGAATGAATCTTTCAATTTgaacaatatactgtatatatgcaGAATTGCAGAAATACAGAATgatgaaatgaagccaaaataactCAGACGCCGGCATCTTGTGCAGTCGGAGCCAGAGACGTCGAGGACAGAGgcgtggtatcaaggtcccactCATACATacgcttgaccaatcaggagtcagtgtcagctgtcaatcatcacgtctcagcctgtttttatatcatcaaataactcattaaaaccaaactgatcagaaacacttgaacaaacatcagggagat is part of the Hippoglossus hippoglossus isolate fHipHip1 chromosome 5, fHipHip1.pri, whole genome shotgun sequence genome and harbors:
- the LOC117762186 gene encoding serine/threonine-protein kinase 4-like isoform X1, producing the protein MENKVQMRNHPRRQLKKLSEDSLTKQPEDVFDMLEKLGEGSYGCVFKANYKETGEMVAIKQVPVESDLQEIIKEISIMQQCNSPHVVRYYGSYFKNSDLWIVMEYCGAGSVSDIIRVRNKTITEEEIATILQSTLKGLEYLHFMKKIHRDIKAGNILLNTEGQAKLADFGVAGQLTDTMAKRNTVIGTPFWMAPEVIQEIGYNCVADIWSLGITAIEMAEGKPPYADIHPMRAIFMIPTNPPPTFRNPDLWSPAFQDFVGQCLVKNPENRATATQLLQHLFIKTAKPSSILRALITDAMEIKLKRQEEAEQRELDAEDDDNSDEDEVDQGTMVRVGSGDSGTIRSAGSLVGSLGGTARTMIEHDDGTMQFQLGTMVINSEDEEDAGTMKRRDETMQPAKPAFLEYFEQKEKEANSHNDGGGRGDNNADNRKLPGEGDLEVVSTWSVEELRLRLTSLDPQMEQEIEEIRQRYQAKRQPIMDAIEAKKRRQQNF
- the LOC117762186 gene encoding serine/threonine-protein kinase 4-like isoform X2, whose protein sequence is MENKVQMRNHPRRQLKKLSEDSLTKQPEDVFDMLEKLGEGSYGCVFKANYKETGEMVAIKQVPVESDLQEIIKEISIMQQCNSPHVVRYYGSYFKNSDLWIVMEYCGAGSVSDIIRVRNKTITEEEIATILQSTLKGLEYLHFMKKIHRDIKAGNILLNTEGQAKLADFGVAGQLTDTMAKRNTVIGTPFWMAPEVIQEIGYNCVADIWSLGITAIEMAEGKPPYADIHPMRAIFMIPTNPPPTFRNPDLWSPAFQDFVGQCLVKNPENRATATQLLQHLFIKTAKPSSILRALITDAMEIKLKRQEEAEQRELDAEDDDNSDEDEVDQGTMVRVGSGDSGTIRSAGSLVGSLGGTARTMIEHDDGTMQFQLGTMVINSEDEEDAGTMKTRVSFLIKTSRWFALFEFSSEQGYCGRLHHNITTPTPHLMRCLLKPKKCGSV
- the LOC117762215 gene encoding cytochrome c oxidase subunit 6C-1: MSLPKPLMRGMLSKRLKFHLPISFALAMGAAILFKYTVTEPRKQAYADFYKNYDSVKEFNAMREAGIFESVRPSGE